Proteins found in one Sporosarcina sp. FSL K6-3457 genomic segment:
- a CDS encoding histidine phosphatase family protein, translating to MTTIGFVRHGVTAWNKEGRAQGSSDIPLDEEGIAMAEHVAKRFAEEQWDVIYTSPLVRAKKTAEIIAVGKPGVSLLEDNRLREFGGGQIEGTTEVERLAKWGQSWRELELGIELDDEIISRGMAFIEDMKAAHAGQRVLVVSHGGFIKRLIGALVPDEDLGEKVDNTSLTVVELGDDENLCRLFNCTKHLELID from the coding sequence ATGACGACAATTGGATTTGTACGGCATGGGGTCACCGCTTGGAATAAAGAAGGACGAGCGCAGGGGAGTTCAGATATTCCTCTTGATGAGGAAGGCATTGCGATGGCAGAGCATGTGGCGAAAAGATTTGCCGAGGAACAATGGGATGTCATCTATACGAGTCCTTTGGTTCGCGCGAAAAAGACAGCAGAAATCATTGCGGTGGGAAAACCTGGTGTTTCACTACTAGAAGATAATCGTCTGCGTGAATTTGGTGGCGGCCAAATTGAAGGGACGACCGAAGTAGAACGGCTTGCCAAATGGGGGCAATCGTGGAGAGAACTAGAGTTAGGTATAGAACTGGATGATGAAATTATCTCACGTGGGATGGCGTTTATAGAAGACATGAAAGCGGCGCATGCTGGCCAACGCGTGCTGGTGGTCAGTCATGGAGGGTTTATCAAACGATTGATAGGCGCATTGGTGCCTGATGAGGATCTTGGAGAAAAAGTAGATAATACATCGCTAACGGTTGTGGAGTTAGGTGATGATGAGAACCTTTGCCGTTTATTTAATTGTACAAAGCATTTGGAGCTGATCGATTAA